From Nocardia sp. NBC_00416:
GCTTCTAGGATTCGCCGACGACCCGCATTCCAGTTGCTGCCTTCCGGTAGTCCCGCAGCCCACGCCGAAGTGCTTGTCCGATGGTCCGTGCCGTGTCCCGCTGTCCATCCACCAGGTGGGTGTAGATGTCGAGGGTGGTCGTGTTGTTCTTGTGCCGCATGCGCCGGGTCACGTCCGCCAGGCTGTATGCCCCATCCGCCAACAGCGACCCGTACAGGTGACGGAGCGAGTGGAATCCCATCTGTTGGCGCATCTTTCCGTCGGGTCCCCAGGGCACCAATTTCGCTGGTTCTCCGCCGAGCTCGGACACCGCGGCGTAGACACGGTTCCGCAGGGCCTTTTGAGACATGCGCCCGCCTGAACGACTCCCTTCGAACTCGATGAATTTGCCGGTAGTGCGTCCACGCAGCAGGTCTACCAGCCAGTCCACGACCCATGGATCGACCGGGATCTTCGTCCCCGATGTTTCGGTCTTCAGTGGGCCGTCGTGGGTATCGATCCTCTTTCCGTAGACTCGTCGAGATGGCTTGTACTGGGTCACGGGCCGGTAAGTGCATGCTTCGATGTTGAGGTCCTCGATGTTCGCGCCGAGTACCTCGCTGAGGCGCAGTCCGACACCGACACCGAGTGCTACCGCGATGTGTGTCTCTTCGGGCATCAGGTGGAAGAAGGCCCAGAACTCCGACATCGTCGGGCAGTAGGCGGCGATCTTCGGGCGTTCCCGGTTCGGTTTGGCGTAGGTCTCGATCGAGCAGGGCATCACCATGGTGAGCTCGGCTCGTTTTGCTGCGGCCATGATCCTGGTGAGCAAGCGGTGGATATCGACTCGGTAGTCGAAGGCATAGCCGGTGCGATGCAGGCCGGTCATCAGTTTCAGGACATGCGGCTCACGCACTTCGTGGACTGCGAGTCTGTCGAGATACTGGAGGATGAGCTTGATCTTGCTCCGGTAGCCACCGAAGGTTCCCGGATCTATCGCCTGGAGATCGAGCCATTCCCAGCACCACTCGGTCATCATGACGCGTGACGCATCTTTCGTTATGTGCTGTCCGGCTTTGATCGCCGATACTTGGTCCTGCGCCCATTGTTCGGCTGCTTTGGCGGTGTCGAACCCGCACGTGTGGGCAGCGTGGCGAATTCCGTCCTGGTATGCGCCTCTCCATCGCCTTCCTTTGCCGTAACTGGACGATTTCAACCGGTGCCCGTTTGTGTCGCGTTCGCGGCGATGCCAGGTGTCATACGGTTTCCTAGCCCGCACGGCAGGGACACGCTTTCGCTGTGCCAATGGCTATTTCCTCGCCGGGTGGTGGTCGACCCGAACCGACGAGAATGTCCAGAGTAAAGACGGGCAAGGCAAGGCGCTCGCCGTTCCGCCGCTGTTACGCGGCATCTCGATGCTCGGTCTCGTCGATGGTGTGGCCGCCGCCCCGCGCGAGCATCATCTCTTCCCAGTCCATCAATTCGTCCAACCGATATCTCCGATGGCGGCCGATGCGAGCGAAGCGGGGCCCCTTACCAAGGGAGGCCCAGTTGGCCAGTGTCTTTGGCGGTATCTTCAACCGATCCGCCACATCATCAGTCGTCAGCCAGCCGGAAAACCTATCTTCCACGTCGCTCACTCCCCATTTCGAATTGAAATGATTTCATCAACCGATTTCGACATAGTCCGAATATTGGATTGCCAGACAATCAACGCTCGATATGTATCGAATTGTCAAGCACTACTGGCGAGTTGGTGCTAACGTTTCGCTGGTTGCCATCGAAAGAGGGCCGTCGCGTCTGAAATTTCTCACTCACAGATACCTCTCACTCTCTGGCACCACCTACTGTGCGGGCTGTTGTCGGCAGCTGGATTGCCACAATGCGATTACTCAGCGGCTAGCGTTTCCCTCTCCTCCAACGCCTCCGCCGCCGTATCGACCGGTACAGGCCGCCCCGGTTAGCCCCACCCGTGATCACGCCCGTCCGCCGTTTCGGGGCGGACTACGGCCCCGGCTGGGTGACCCGCCGTGGTGGGGTGCGGTGGTCGGGTAGGCGGTGCCGGGGCGCAGCGGGTGGGTGTTTCGTTGCCACATAGGGACGAATCCGGTTCAGACCGAGCGGTTGTCGAGGATCACCTCTTCCTTCTCGTGAGCATCGATGTCGCCAGCGCCGCGAGCGGGCGCTGTGATCTCGGGACCGGTGGGTTCGGTGGGAGCGGGCAGCGGTGCCGTAGCGTCGATCTCGATATCGGGGTCGGCTTCGTCGTTGCTGGCAGCGAGTTCGCCGGGGTCGGTGGTGATGAGAGCGTTCTCGGTGGGTGAGGCCAGCGATGCGAACACCGCACGGTCGGTGCCGCCGACCGTGAGCAGTCCGCTGCCGCGTGCGGCGGAGAGCAGGAACTGTTGCTCGCCTTCGGAGAGCCGGAACGCCGCGGTGACCTCGTCGATGGCTTGAGGTGCTTGGCGGAGCAGGATCTGGGTGGCGGCGTTGGAGACGATCGCGCGCCCGAGTTCGGTGGACAGGACATCGGTGCTGTCCTGGGTGGCGATGGTGAGCCCGGCCCAGTGTTTGCGGAAGCTCTTCGCCGCCTTGAACAGGAACTGGGCTCCGGCGGGTTGGCGCATGAGCAGCCATGCTTCGTCCACGGTGATCATGCGGGGCCGCCGGTCGGCCGGGTTGGAGACTTGTCGCCAGGTCACGTCCAGGACCAACAGGGTGCCTATGGTCTTGAGTTCCTCGGGCAGCTCCCGCAGTGAGAACACCACCAGCCCGCCTTCGGGGTCAGTGGTGGTGGGCCCGTCGAGCATCCCGGCATAGGCGCCGGCGCCGACGTAAGGCGCGAGTCCGTCGGCGATCTCGCTGGCCGCTGGTGTGGCGAGTCGGGCCAGGTGCTCGCGTAGGCCGCTCAGGGTCGGGGCGGGGTGGGTCCAGGTGGCGGGGTCGTCGGTGATTCCGGCATCGGCGTAGGTGGCGGTCAGGGCGGTGTCGAGGGCGGCTCGCTGGGCGGGGTTCTGGTTGCCGAGCAGGACCGTGATGAGGGTGTGCAGGAAGAGTTTGCGGCGGGTGAGAGCGTCGGCGGGGGCGCTGCGGCTGCCGTCGGGGCGGGTGTGGATTTCCAGGTCGAAGGGGTTGAGTCGCTGCCCTTCCGCGCCGAGGCGCAGGTGGGTGCCGCCGACGGCGTGGGCGAGGCGGCGGTATTCGTCTTCGGGGTCGATGACGATTTGTTCGATCCCGCGGTAGAGCGAGCGCAGGATCTCGGTCTTGACCAGATACGACTTGCCTGCGCCGCTGCGGCCCAGGACGACCAGGTTGTGGTTGTGGGCCTCGGGGCCGAAGCGGTCCACGAACAGCAGTCCCGAGGCAGCGTCGCGGCCGTAGAACACACCCTGGGGCCGCTCGGCCTGTGCCGGGTCGGCGGCGGGCAGTTGCGGAGAGTCGAAGGGGAACGCCGCAGCGAGGGCGGCGGTGTCGAAGGTGCGCCACACCCGAATCAGATCCAAGCCCAAGGGCAAGGTGGTGACCCAAGCTTGGGCGGCGCGGTAGGCCAGGGTGCAGGTGTCCACGAGCAGGCTCGCGGCCAATGCTCGGACAGCGGCGAGTTCATCGGCGAGTTCGGCTTCGGTGTCGGCGTGGACGGTGAGGTAGATCCCCACCCGGAACAACCGTGCTTCAGCGCGTGCCACGCGCGCCGACAGCTCGGCGGCGTCTTCGACCGCGACATCGACCTGCGGATCAGACAGCCGGCCCCGGCCCGCGTCGTGCATGCGGGAGGACTCCAACCGCGCGAGCTGGCGACGCAACCGGGTCGCGGCGGTGACCGGGTCGACGGGGTCGATATGCACGCCGACCTCGACGCGCCCGGGATGGGTCAACAGCGGCGCGAGCCAGCCGGCCGCGACCTCCCTCGGATACCCGGTCACCGCCAGGGTCGCGGCCCAGTCCCCGCCGATCTCCAGGTGCCGGGTACCGATCGTCAACGACTCGGGCGTGAACTCGGCCCCGACCGGCACGGCGAACGGGTCCGCCACACCGGCCCCGCCCAATCCGGCGGCGGTGACAACGGCTGTGCCAGGCGAGACGTCGGCGGCGGCGGAGACGAGGCCCTCGGGATTGCAGCAGCTGCGCAGGACCGCGCTGGCCTGTAGGTCATCGAGGGCGGTGACGGTGACGCCCAGCGCGGACAGGACATCGGCGGCCTCGTTGAGCCGACGCAGCAGCCGCGACTCCGCACCGCGACGCACGGCGGCCGACACGGCACGCCGGGACCGGTTTCGCCTAAACAGGCTGGCCCGCGGCGAGGTGGTGGCGGGGTGGTCGAGTGGTTCGCGCCAGACGAGCAGCACTTGGCGGCGGGCCAGGTACTCCCCCGCGGCGAGGTCGTTCAGGTGCGCGGCGTGGTCGGCTGCGGCGGCGGCCAGCTCCGGCGACATGTCGCGGGCGCCGGCGTGCAGGCCGGTGAGGTGGGCGGTGAGGTCCAGGCGGGCCGAGCGGATGAGGATCTGGACGGGCTGGCGCAGGGTGTGTAACCAGCCCGCGAGCTGCCCGACGAGGCTGTCCTGCTCGGCCGGGGTCCGCAACGACAAGTTCAGGGTGCCCGCGACCGCAACGACAACCAGCCCATCGGATCCGAGATCGACTACCCCGACGCCAGTACTGCCGGGGGTCACCGACTCCGGTAGCCGCTGCCCTTGAGTCGATAGTCCTGCCAGGCGCGGCGGACGGGGGCGGGATCGCGTGGCGCGGTCGGTGATCCACTTTGGCGCCGCGAGCGCAGTTGCCTCGGTGCCGGTCACTAGGTGACGGGATGAGAGGCGGTGCCGGATCGCGGCGACCAGCAACAGGTCGGCCGACAGCCCATCGCGGCGGGTCGAGATAGCGACGGTGACCACGACCGCGATCGGAGTGGCGGCGGCCAGGAACACCACGGGTGCGAGGACGGCCCGCGTGGCGATCCACGCCGAGTACAGCAACAGTGCGGTGGTGGCGAGAACAGCGATCTGGCGGGCGGTGAATTGTCCGATGATGCGGTCGCTGCGGTCGACGTCAGCGGGTATGCGAACGATCGTGCTCATCGACGTGTTCCTCCTCGGGGAGCGCGCGGCGCGCGCCGACGCACCGGTAGATCTGGCATCGGCAAATGCAGCTGACGCCCGGCCGGACGCGCTGGTGCAGGTGGTTGTGGTGGGTTCGATGGTGGCGGTGCAGGTTTGATGCGAGTCGCCGGGAACGGCAGCGGGTATTGGCCGCTGCGGGTGGGCCGGATGCGGGCATAGGGGTCGGCTGGTGGCGGTTCGGTGAAGTCGAATGCGAGCTGGTCGGGTCGACGCCGAGGAGCCGTTCGCGCCGCTGGAGGTTGCGGCGGTGCCGGCGGTGAGGGCCGTACTCGGCGTACCGGGATCGGTAACGGGTACTGGCCGCCTTTTCCGGGGCGGATTCCCCGATACGGGTCGGGCTCGGTGAAGTCGAATGCGAGTTGCCGCCCACGCGGCGAGCGCGCCGGTCGGGTCGGGGCCGCAGCGGTGGAGGCGGTTGGGGTCGGGCTCGGTTGCGTCCGAACTCGACGCACACCGTCGAGGGGAAGCATCAGTTGCCCGTCGCGTGTCGAGCGCACCCGCGCATACGGGTCCGGGGGCGCCGACGGAGTAGCGAGTCGACCCTGCCGGGACAACCGGGGCTGGGACAACCGGGCCGGAGTGGCCGCAGCGCCGCGCCCGCCCCCGGACGAGCCGCCCTTGAGCAGGCCGTAGGTTTTGTAGGCGATGAAGCCGCGGGCCAGCGAGCCGATCATGCTCCGTCCGCTGCTGGGGCCGATACGCATGCTCGACAGGAGCCAGAACGGGACCTTGATCAGCACGGCGATCAACGCGAGTCCGATGATCAAACTCACCAGACCGTCGGCGTTGGGGCCGAAGAACTCCCAGCCGCCAGGGGTGAGGAACACCCGCAGCAAGGTGATCAGCACCAGGGACTGCACCACCTGGATCGCCAGGCACGCGGCGAACGAGCGCCACCACCACCGCGCCACCGCATCCAATCCAGGTAGGACGTGGCACATCAAGGCCAGCGGGGCGGCAACGACCAGGATGATGGTGATCGCCACCCGCACCACGTAGGTGATCAGCAGCAGCACCAGCAGGACCACGAGCGCGAGTTCGAGGAGCAGCATGAAGATCCCGGGCCCCGCCGCCGGGCTCACCAGACCCCGAACTGCGGTGATGGTGGCGAGTTCCCGCAGCGCGGCACCGGCGGAATCGGGGTCGAGGCCATCGCCGGCAAGGCTGGTCGCCAGGGCGTTGGCGAATCGGATCGCCTGAGACGCGATGAGCAGACTCGTTGCCCCGGCGAGGAACCCGACCACGATCCGCGGCGCCAGATCCTGTATCGCGTACCGGGTTTGCAGGGTTTCGCGGACCATCAGCAAGATCCCGGCCGCCATCACCAGCAGCCCATAGATCGCCAGCATCGCCTGCCACGACGAATCCCATAATTCACCGACCCGAGGCAGATCCCCCGGTTCCGGAGTCGTCAGCAAAGTCTGGGACAGCAGATCCAGCAGCGGGTTGAGCGCGGATTCGACCAGCCGCTGGAAGAACCCGTCGATCGCGTTGTCCACGCATCCAGAGATGTTGCTGACCCCGCACTCGGCAGCGTCGGGCTCCGAACCCGGCGAGCCCGGATCGCCCGGCACGGGTGAGACCGGGCTCGACGGGACGGTGGTCGTGGACGGGGGTGGCTCCACCCACCTCGTCCGCGGCGGGGTAGTGGTAGGTCCGGGCGTGCTGGGAGTGAGGGTCACCGGGACGGTCGGTGTCGCTGGCTGCGCGGCGGCATCGACTGTGCCGGTGAGGGTGATCAGTACCGCCAGCAACGCTGCGGCTGCGGTTGCCGCCGCGGCGTCCAGGGTTCGTGATGGCCTCGGCGCAGGTCGTTTCTGGGATGAGGCGTTCATTGTCAGGCCCCGACGATGGATTTGAGGACCGTGACGATCACCGGGGCCAGCATTGCCAGCGCATAGCCCAGGCACGCGGCGCGGAAGGCGGTCTTGGCCTTCTCTGTCTCGGCCGGATCGCCCCCGCCGATCAGATAGCGGGCGCCGGCCACGGTCAAACACACCGTCGCCAGCGCGGCGAGGATGCCGATCAACCAGGTGCGGATGTTGTCGAGCACCTGATCCAGCGACGACGCGATCGCCAGCACCGACGGCTCCGGTGGCGCAGCCGACGCCGACCCGGCTACGAGCACCAGCAGGATCGGCACCGTGCCCAGTACCGCAAGGATTGTCGGCCACCGCCGTACGAGTGGGTGTCGTGTGGGGCACACCGGTGATGCCTCGCTGGCGGGGAGTCGATTCACGCACATGCGGCCACCTCCCCGTGGCCGGTGGTCGAGCGAGCGGGTGCCATAGGGGTTTCCACGATGCTGGTGGCGCCCGAGTCGTCGTGGGCGCGGTCGGTCAGCCAGGCCAGCAGGGCGTGTTCGGCGCGACGGCGTCGTTTACGCAGTGCCCACACCGACTGTCCGCGTTCGGCGGCCAGCGAGGTCAGTGAGCGGCGTTCCCACCGCGAGACCGCGATCAACCCCGCCGCGGCTTCGCTGATCACGCCAGCGGCGACGGCCTGGGCGAGGACGGTTTCGGGGTGGCCGGGCTGTGACACCATCACCCGCGCCTGCTCACCGACCGGGCCGAGATCGGCGGCGGGCAGCACGACCAACTCCTGATGGTCTGCCGCCGCGGCGGCGCGGTAGGCCGCCCACCGCAACCGAAGCAACACCCACGGCCGCGCCAACTCGACCCGACTCAGGTAGGCGAAGAACCCTGCCAGGGTCTCGGACTCGATGTCATGGCGACGGGAGCTGTGCGGCGCCGCGAACACGCTCGCTGTCTTGGCCAGCATCGGCTCGGCCAGGCACGCGCA
This genomic window contains:
- a CDS encoding tyrosine-type recombinase/integrase, with protein sequence MAQRKRVPAVRARKPYDTWHRRERDTNGHRLKSSSYGKGRRWRGAYQDGIRHAAHTCGFDTAKAAEQWAQDQVSAIKAGQHITKDASRVMMTEWCWEWLDLQAIDPGTFGGYRSKIKLILQYLDRLAVHEVREPHVLKLMTGLHRTGYAFDYRVDIHRLLTRIMAAAKRAELTMVMPCSIETYAKPNRERPKIAAYCPTMSEFWAFFHLMPEETHIAVALGVGVGLRLSEVLGANIEDLNIEACTYRPVTQYKPSRRVYGKRIDTHDGPLKTETSGTKIPVDPWVVDWLVDLLRGRTTGKFIEFEGSRSGGRMSQKALRNRVYAAVSELGGEPAKLVPWGPDGKMRQQMGFHSLRHLYGSLLADGAYSLADVTRRMRHKNNTTTLDIYTHLVDGQRDTARTIGQALRRGLRDYRKAATGMRVVGES
- a CDS encoding helix-turn-helix domain-containing protein; its protein translation is MSDVEDRFSGWLTTDDVADRLKIPPKTLANWASLGKGPRFARIGRHRRYRLDELMDWEEMMLARGGGHTIDETEHRDAA
- a CDS encoding TraG/VirB4 family ATPase, with product MSTIVRIPADVDRSDRIIGQFTARQIAVLATTALLLYSAWIATRAVLAPVVFLAAATPIAVVVTVAISTRRDGLSADLLLVAAIRHRLSSRHLVTGTEATALAAPKWITDRATRSRPRPPRLAGLSTQGQRLPESVTPGSTGVGVVDLGSDGLVVVAVAGTLNLSLRTPAEQDSLVGQLAGWLHTLRQPVQILIRSARLDLTAHLTGLHAGARDMSPELAAAAADHAAHLNDLAAGEYLARRQVLLVWREPLDHPATTSPRASLFRRNRSRRAVSAAVRRGAESRLLRRLNEAADVLSALGVTVTALDDLQASAVLRSCCNPEGLVSAAADVSPGTAVVTAAGLGGAGVADPFAVPVGAEFTPESLTIGTRHLEIGGDWAATLAVTGYPREVAAGWLAPLLTHPGRVEVGVHIDPVDPVTAATRLRRQLARLESSRMHDAGRGRLSDPQVDVAVEDAAELSARVARAEARLFRVGIYLTVHADTEAELADELAAVRALAASLLVDTCTLAYRAAQAWVTTLPLGLDLIRVWRTFDTAALAAAFPFDSPQLPAADPAQAERPQGVFYGRDAASGLLFVDRFGPEAHNHNLVVLGRSGAGKSYLVKTEILRSLYRGIEQIVIDPEDEYRRLAHAVGGTHLRLGAEGQRLNPFDLEIHTRPDGSRSAPADALTRRKLFLHTLITVLLGNQNPAQRAALDTALTATYADAGITDDPATWTHPAPTLSGLREHLARLATPAASEIADGLAPYVGAGAYAGMLDGPTTTDPEGGLVVFSLRELPEELKTIGTLLVLDVTWRQVSNPADRRPRMITVDEAWLLMRQPAGAQFLFKAAKSFRKHWAGLTIATQDSTDVLSTELGRAIVSNAATQILLRQAPQAIDEVTAAFRLSEGEQQFLLSAARGSGLLTVGGTDRAVFASLASPTENALITTDPGELAASNDEADPDIEIDATAPLPAPTEPTGPEITAPARGAGDIDAHEKEEVILDNRSV
- a CDS encoding pilin, whose translation is MCVNRLPASEASPVCPTRHPLVRRWPTILAVLGTVPILLVLVAGSASAAPPEPSVLAIASSLDQVLDNIRTWLIGILAALATVCLTVAGARYLIGGGDPAETEKAKTAFRAACLGYALAMLAPVIVTVLKSIVGA